In one window of Defluviimonas sp. SAOS-178_SWC DNA:
- a CDS encoding TRAP transporter small permease subunit, whose protein sequence is MESFAKLASRLFGIALVALSAFVSLETLSRKLFNHSFEGADELGGYVLAVGSSLAFVVALIDRAHIRIDVLHGRFPKWLQSTMDWLSIVSLAILGLFMVYVGRIVVVDTLSYGSTAPTPWATPLIYPQAVWYGALCLFALCAIYLAGRGTLLFLGGRLDEVSKLFHPKGAMEELEEEMSDLERR, encoded by the coding sequence ATGGAAAGCTTTGCCAAGCTTGCCTCGCGTCTGTTCGGAATAGCACTGGTTGCGCTCTCGGCCTTCGTGTCGCTTGAGACGCTGTCGCGCAAGCTTTTCAACCACTCGTTCGAGGGCGCGGACGAACTCGGCGGCTACGTGCTCGCCGTCGGATCGAGCCTTGCCTTCGTCGTCGCGCTGATCGACCGCGCGCATATCCGCATCGACGTGCTTCACGGCCGGTTTCCGAAGTGGCTCCAGTCCACGATGGACTGGCTCTCCATCGTCTCGCTCGCGATTCTGGGTCTCTTCATGGTCTATGTCGGGCGGATCGTCGTCGTCGACACCCTTTCCTACGGAAGCACGGCGCCGACACCCTGGGCCACACCGCTGATCTATCCGCAAGCGGTCTGGTACGGCGCGCTGTGCCTGTTCGCGCTCTGCGCGATCTACCTCGCGGGCCGCGGAACGCTCCTGTTCCTCGGCGGACGCCTTGACGAGGTGTCGAAGCTCTTCCACCCGAAAGGGGCAATGGAGGAACTGGAAGAGGAGATGAGCGATCTCGAGCGCCGCTGA
- a CDS encoding TRAP transporter substrate-binding protein, translated as MKKISSFAAAAAVALASGSAFAQSYEFKALGQPVATGLIQKNVEQPFFENFAERTGIDASVDYKPLDVTGIKDTEELRILKGGLFDIVSLRMSQVSRDEPTILGLDLVGLNPDYATGRKTIAAYEAKVDEQLQQKFNTKLLGVWPFGPQVLFCKPEISKLTDLQGKKVRVYDQNLANFVSSVGGTPVPIGFPDVQQSLARGVVDCAITGPSSANSAGWPEVTEYMLPVAFQLALNGYGMNLDKFNAMSPEDQQKLEAGFDALVDEIWSYSEELFDDAVRCNVGADPCETVKKYSLKLVEVSDEDRAIIGNAVTEVSFPTWAEVCDAQNPTCSADWKETVGAVLAK; from the coding sequence ATGAAGAAAATTTCCAGTTTTGCCGCTGCTGCGGCTGTTGCCCTGGCCAGCGGCAGCGCATTTGCGCAAAGCTACGAATTCAAGGCCCTGGGTCAGCCGGTCGCGACCGGCCTGATCCAGAAGAACGTCGAACAGCCGTTCTTCGAGAATTTCGCGGAGCGCACGGGCATCGACGCCAGTGTCGACTACAAGCCGCTCGACGTGACCGGCATCAAGGATACCGAGGAACTCCGCATCCTGAAGGGCGGGCTGTTCGACATCGTCTCGCTGCGGATGAGCCAGGTGTCGCGCGACGAGCCGACGATCCTCGGCCTCGACCTCGTCGGCCTCAACCCGGACTACGCCACCGGCCGCAAGACCATCGCCGCCTACGAGGCGAAGGTCGACGAACAGCTTCAGCAGAAGTTCAACACCAAGCTGCTCGGCGTCTGGCCCTTCGGCCCGCAGGTCCTGTTCTGCAAGCCCGAGATTTCCAAGCTGACCGACCTTCAGGGCAAGAAGGTGCGGGTCTACGACCAGAACCTCGCCAATTTCGTGTCCTCGGTCGGCGGCACGCCGGTTCCGATCGGCTTCCCGGACGTGCAGCAGTCGCTGGCGCGCGGCGTCGTCGATTGCGCGATCACCGGGCCGAGCTCGGCCAACTCGGCCGGCTGGCCGGAAGTGACCGAATACATGCTGCCGGTCGCCTTCCAGCTGGCGCTGAACGGCTACGGCATGAACCTCGACAAGTTCAACGCGATGTCGCCGGAGGACCAGCAGAAGCTGGAGGCGGGTTTCGACGCGCTGGTCGACGAGATCTGGTCCTACTCCGAAGAGCTGTTCGATGACGCCGTGCGCTGCAACGTGGGCGCGGACCCCTGCGAAACGGTCAAGAAGTACAGCCTGAAGCTCGTCGAGGTCAGTGACGAGGACCGGGCCATCATCGGCAACGCCGTCACCGAAGTCTCGTTCCCGACCTGGGCCGAGGTCTGCGATGCCCAGAATCCGACCTGCTCGGCGGACTGGAAAGAGACGGTCGGCGCCGTCCTCGCGAAATGA
- a CDS encoding maleate cis-trans isomerase family protein yields MMDRKKIGLLTPSSNTIMEPRTAELLHDLPEVSAHFARFRVTEISLGEGAMNQFKFTPQLEAAGLLADALVDVISWGGTSGGWVGVENDRELCRHITEQTGIPASTSTLALLAAFKALNVRTFALVTPYLDEIQRPIVRNFAGEGYECVAERHLEDKGNYSFSEYGEEQIAGMVREVAEAKPDAIAIYCTNFNGTRIAPALEQDLGIPVLDSVAFTLWHAMLLAGADTSRLNEHGRLFSLGLPD; encoded by the coding sequence ATGATGGATCGCAAAAAGATCGGCCTGCTGACACCTTCCTCGAATACGATCATGGAGCCGCGGACGGCGGAGCTCCTGCACGATCTGCCGGAGGTTTCCGCGCATTTCGCGCGGTTCCGCGTCACCGAAATCTCGCTCGGCGAAGGCGCGATGAACCAGTTCAAGTTCACGCCGCAGCTTGAGGCGGCGGGGCTCCTGGCCGATGCGCTGGTCGACGTGATCAGCTGGGGCGGCACGTCCGGCGGCTGGGTCGGCGTCGAGAACGACCGCGAGCTGTGCCGCCATATCACCGAACAGACCGGCATCCCGGCATCGACATCGACGCTTGCCCTGCTGGCCGCGTTCAAGGCGCTGAACGTCCGCACCTTTGCCCTCGTCACGCCCTATCTCGACGAGATCCAGCGCCCGATCGTGCGGAACTTCGCCGGCGAGGGCTATGAATGCGTCGCCGAGCGCCATCTGGAGGACAAGGGCAACTACTCCTTCTCGGAATACGGCGAGGAGCAGATCGCGGGCATGGTGCGCGAAGTGGCCGAAGCAAAGCCCGACGCCATCGCCATCTACTGCACCAATTTCAACGGCACCCGCATCGCACCCGCGCTGGAACAGGACCTCGGTATTCCCGTCCTCGACAGCGTCGCGTTCACGCTCTGGCATGCCATGCTTCTGGCGGGCGCCGACACGTCGCGCCTGAACGAGCATGGGCGTCTCTTCTCGCTCGGTCTACCCGACTAG
- a CDS encoding TRAP transporter large permease, which yields MSLVVILLFLGFAALGMPLAFSLGVSALGGLLLSGFDLAVLPPRLMNSVNSFPLMSIPLFMVTGELMLKAGIMDRLVDFANAFVGRMRGGLAQVALLSGAGLASVSGAAVADASALSATLVPSLKKQYGLGFSTGIVAAAANLGPIIPPSGAMIVYAFMAGSSVSVGGMFMAGVVPGLILVCVLMTLCWLIAYKRDYPLVGEKASLSNILYQLRRSFIVFMMPVVVIGGIVGGAFTPTEGAAVGVIYALLLGFFVTRKLTLHDLPEVLLQAAKTSAIVGAMIAYASTVTFLFTIDLLPMKLAGLMTGITESPLMFLVLVALMLIVVGMFLESNAAYIMLVPLFHPIALTYGIDPLHFGFLFVFNLVIGMLTPPVGVVLFVVCGITGVKMGELVRESWPFIAAMYVLLVVCMFAPGIVTWLPHTLGY from the coding sequence ATGAGTCTCGTCGTCATACTGCTCTTTCTCGGCTTCGCCGCACTCGGAATGCCGCTGGCCTTTTCGCTTGGCGTCTCGGCGCTCGGGGGGCTGCTGCTGTCGGGTTTCGATCTCGCGGTGCTGCCGCCGCGGCTGATGAACTCGGTCAACTCGTTCCCGCTGATGTCGATCCCGCTTTTCATGGTCACCGGCGAACTGATGCTCAAGGCCGGGATCATGGACCGGCTCGTCGATTTCGCCAACGCCTTCGTCGGCCGGATGCGGGGCGGGCTGGCACAGGTGGCGCTGCTCTCCGGCGCGGGCCTGGCCTCGGTCTCCGGCGCGGCGGTCGCTGACGCGAGCGCGCTTTCCGCGACGCTCGTGCCCTCGCTCAAGAAGCAATACGGCCTTGGCTTCTCGACCGGCATCGTCGCCGCCGCCGCCAACCTCGGCCCGATCATCCCGCCGTCGGGGGCGATGATCGTCTATGCCTTCATGGCCGGGTCCAGCGTGTCTGTCGGCGGCATGTTCATGGCCGGCGTCGTTCCCGGCCTGATCCTGGTCTGCGTCCTGATGACGCTTTGCTGGCTGATCGCCTACAAGCGCGACTACCCGCTGGTCGGCGAAAAGGCGAGCCTGTCCAACATCCTCTACCAGCTGCGCCGTTCGTTCATCGTGTTCATGATGCCGGTCGTGGTCATCGGCGGTATTGTCGGCGGCGCCTTCACGCCGACCGAGGGGGCGGCGGTCGGCGTGATCTATGCGCTGCTGCTCGGCTTCTTCGTGACCCGGAAACTCACGCTTCACGACCTGCCTGAGGTGCTGCTCCAGGCGGCGAAGACCAGCGCCATCGTCGGAGCGATGATCGCCTATGCCTCGACCGTCACCTTCCTCTTCACCATCGACCTTCTGCCGATGAAGCTGGCCGGTCTGATGACGGGTATCACCGAGAGCCCGCTGATGTTCCTGGTGCTGGTCGCGCTGATGCTGATCGTCGTCGGCATGTTCCTGGAATCGAACGCCGCCTACATCATGCTGGTGCCGCTGTTCCACCCGATCGCGCTCACCTATGGCATCGACCCGCTGCACTTCGGCTTCCTCTTCGTGTTCAACCTGGTGATCGGCATGCTGACGCCGCCGGTCGGCGTGGTGCTGTTCGTTGTCTGCGGCATAACCGGGGTGAAGATGGGCGAGTTGGTGCGCGAAAGCTGGCCCTTCATCGCGGCGATGTATGTGCTCCTGGTGGTCTGCATGTTCGCGCCGGGGATCGTGACCTGGCTGCCCCACACGCTCGGCTACTGA
- a CDS encoding TRAP transporter small permease, with protein MERAFDILLSWVDGAARLVLLACMSVMIAVVASQVFMRYVLNSSIDWADEVSRLAFVWAIFLAIPLGIREGAHVGIDLLTSRLPRGLARQIGRVMLGLACLLMCVVVYESTIVAAETWSERLGAINISSSYFFVAVIIGSAHAALHLVHLVLHPLEEHGPEYPID; from the coding sequence ATGGAACGGGCTTTCGACATTCTTCTGTCATGGGTCGACGGGGCCGCTCGCCTCGTGCTGCTGGCCTGCATGAGCGTGATGATCGCCGTGGTCGCATCTCAGGTCTTCATGCGCTACGTGCTGAACAGTTCGATCGACTGGGCGGACGAAGTTTCGCGCCTCGCCTTCGTCTGGGCGATCTTCCTGGCGATCCCGCTGGGCATCCGCGAAGGGGCCCATGTCGGAATCGACCTGCTCACATCCCGGTTGCCGCGCGGCCTCGCGCGGCAGATCGGCCGGGTGATGCTGGGTCTGGCCTGCCTCCTGATGTGTGTCGTCGTCTATGAATCGACGATCGTCGCCGCCGAAACCTGGTCGGAGCGGCTTGGCGCCATCAACATTTCGTCCAGCTACTTCTTCGTCGCGGTGATCATCGGCTCGGCCCATGCCGCGCTGCACCTTGTCCATCTCGTGCTTCATCCGCTTGAGGAGCACGGGCCCGAATATCCCATCGATTGA
- a CDS encoding TRAP transporter substrate-binding protein produces the protein MNKTVSALAGIALSLSALTAEAAEKIRVAGNFATEHSSSQAMQLFKQELEKLTNGEVEVDIFPAQQLGGAAENVQAVKIGAVELTWVGTAYLTRTIPELEAIGLPFQFPDRETAFKVVDGPVGAKLDEFLAKENFTSLGYMELGFRQLTNNVRPVESVADIEGLKIRLQPNETHLATFRALGANPVAMDVKELYSALEQGVIDGQENPFAIIEVARYSEVQKYLSNTGHFFDFISVVANKDRLAALSPEHQEAVRTAMSTAIAFQRELAAKQDAEALARLIESGMTYSEVSPEFAADLRARTADVAASVRDRIDPELFTLVEAETAAAMN, from the coding sequence ATGAACAAGACCGTATCGGCCCTGGCGGGCATTGCCCTGTCGCTTTCGGCGCTGACCGCCGAGGCAGCGGAAAAGATCCGCGTGGCGGGCAATTTCGCCACCGAGCATTCGTCGAGCCAGGCCATGCAGCTCTTCAAGCAGGAGCTGGAGAAGCTTACCAACGGCGAGGTCGAGGTCGACATCTTTCCCGCGCAGCAGCTAGGCGGCGCGGCCGAGAACGTCCAGGCCGTCAAGATCGGCGCGGTCGAGCTGACCTGGGTCGGCACCGCCTATCTGACCCGCACCATCCCGGAGCTCGAGGCGATCGGCCTCCCGTTCCAGTTCCCGGACCGCGAAACCGCCTTCAAGGTCGTGGACGGCCCGGTCGGTGCCAAGCTGGACGAATTCCTCGCGAAGGAGAACTTCACCTCGCTCGGCTACATGGAGCTTGGCTTCCGCCAGCTGACCAACAATGTCCGCCCGGTCGAATCCGTCGCCGACATCGAAGGTCTCAAGATCCGGCTTCAGCCGAACGAGACGCACCTGGCCACCTTCCGCGCGCTCGGCGCCAACCCGGTGGCGATGGACGTCAAGGAACTCTACTCCGCGCTGGAGCAGGGCGTGATCGACGGTCAGGAGAACCCCTTCGCGATCATCGAGGTCGCGCGCTATTCGGAAGTGCAGAAGTACCTCTCGAACACCGGCCACTTCTTCGACTTCATCTCGGTCGTGGCGAACAAGGACCGGCTCGCCGCGCTCAGCCCCGAGCATCAGGAGGCGGTGCGCACCGCGATGTCGACCGCCATCGCCTTCCAGCGTGAACTGGCGGCAAAGCAGGACGCCGAGGCGCTGGCACGGCTGATCGAAAGCGGGATGACCTATTCCGAAGTCTCGCCGGAATTCGCGGCTGACCTGCGTGCCCGGACCGCCGATGTCGCGGCCTCCGTGCGCGATCGGATCGATCCTGAACTGTTCACCCTTGTCGAGGCGGAAACCGCCGCGGCGATGAACTGA
- a CDS encoding hydroxyisourate hydrolase, with the protein MDANHRNPPAGGISIHAVDIARGVPAAGLCVRLFRLADGRTEIASGRCSDGGLLQHPVAEGANVLRGLYEVEFDIAQYYRDAGIDIPDPAFLEVVVYRFGIDRVGEHFHLPMKFTPWGFSLFRGGA; encoded by the coding sequence ATGGACGCAAATCACCGCAACCCGCCCGCCGGGGGCATATCCATTCACGCCGTCGACATCGCCCGCGGCGTTCCTGCGGCCGGGCTCTGCGTCAGGCTCTTCCGGCTTGCCGACGGGCGGACCGAGATCGCCTCCGGCCGCTGCTCGGACGGCGGGCTGCTGCAGCATCCGGTCGCCGAGGGCGCGAATGTCCTGCGCGGGCTTTACGAGGTGGAGTTCGACATCGCGCAATACTACCGCGATGCCGGGATCGACATTCCCGATCCCGCATTCCTTGAGGTCGTGGTCTACCGCTTCGGTATCGACAGGGTGGGCGAGCATTTCCATCTGCCGATGAAATTCACGCCCTGGGGTTTTTCCCTGTTCCGCGGCGGCGCATGA
- a CDS encoding LysR family transcriptional regulator — protein MSFQLVPRSLQYLERVAQTGSIQAASRETGISASAIHRQIKLLEDALGELLFERDVQGMSLTPTGQMILDLARDWRLDSTRLVSTIEANRGIEYGHVRIAAMDGMVNGFALELSRVLAEKFPRVHARIEVTSPVNAVKGVLNGDFDLAVVVNAAPDDDLIFHWQRDYRLGCIAVPGHPVAGRDRIALKELAPHPAVFQSTALSIRRLLEVRHGWLFERALQSVEVNSIQLMKLLVLTGQFIAVTSELDAGPELRSGQLRFVPLSDSDLFQQNFAVISNVQIPASETVRKITEIAVGILRKHADPDGAGA, from the coding sequence ATGTCGTTCCAACTCGTGCCGCGCTCGCTCCAATATCTGGAACGGGTCGCGCAGACCGGCTCCATCCAGGCGGCATCGCGGGAAACCGGCATTTCCGCCTCGGCCATCCACCGGCAGATCAAGCTGCTCGAGGATGCCCTGGGCGAGTTGCTGTTCGAGCGCGACGTCCAGGGGATGAGCCTGACGCCCACCGGGCAGATGATCCTCGATCTGGCGCGGGACTGGCGGCTGGACAGCACGCGGCTGGTCTCCACGATCGAGGCGAACCGCGGCATCGAATACGGTCACGTCCGCATCGCGGCGATGGATGGCATGGTCAACGGCTTCGCACTGGAACTGTCGCGGGTGCTGGCCGAGAAATTTCCCAGGGTGCACGCGCGGATCGAGGTCACGAGCCCGGTCAACGCGGTGAAGGGCGTGCTGAACGGCGATTTCGATCTTGCGGTGGTGGTGAATGCCGCGCCCGACGACGACCTGATCTTTCACTGGCAGCGCGACTACCGGCTGGGCTGCATCGCCGTGCCCGGCCACCCCGTCGCGGGGCGGGACAGGATCGCCCTGAAGGAACTGGCGCCCCATCCGGCGGTGTTCCAGAGCACGGCCCTGTCGATCCGCCGGCTGCTCGAGGTGCGCCACGGCTGGCTGTTCGAACGGGCGCTGCAATCGGTCGAGGTGAACTCCATCCAGCTGATGAAGCTCTTGGTGTTGACCGGCCAGTTCATCGCCGTGACCTCGGAACTGGATGCCGGGCCGGAACTGCGTTCCGGCCAGTTGCGGTTCGTGCCGCTCAGTGACAGCGACCTGTTTCAGCAGAACTTCGCCGTCATCTCGAACGTCCAGATCCCCGCGTCCGAGACGGTGCGGAAGATCACCGAGATCGCCGTCGGCATCCTGCGCAAGCACGCGGACCCGGACGGCGCCGGCGCCTAG
- a CDS encoding ABC transporter substrate-binding protein — MTPETRPQPIRFVLNTFYSGPQAWFFLADDNGHFRDEGLDVHFTEGTSLARAVESMTTGNFDVGYGDLNELIRMQAEGGKDTPVAVMTIHNRPPYTIAVPTDGPVRTVADLAGRRLVSHPQDAALLLFPEFCRATGLDPDSVDITISEETHVELSRQMMDGKWDGIFGFVNTINSQAIEAGIEPATALRHFTWHEHVPALYGGAVLVTRPFLAAHPQAVAGLVRAINKGLKDAIADTDAAIEAVARRNPGIDRKANRERLVGTIGLEMGHPDGLRDGLGDADDARLAGIARLICETKGYPAPPPQPHEIFRREFLPPQGERARVPAR; from the coding sequence ATGACCCCCGAGACCCGCCCGCAGCCGATCCGCTTCGTGCTCAACACCTTCTATTCCGGCCCGCAGGCCTGGTTCTTCCTGGCCGACGACAACGGCCATTTCCGCGACGAGGGACTGGATGTCCACTTCACCGAAGGCACCTCGCTCGCGCGGGCGGTGGAGTCGATGACGACGGGGAATTTCGACGTCGGCTACGGCGACCTGAACGAGTTGATCCGCATGCAGGCCGAAGGCGGCAAGGACACGCCGGTGGCGGTGATGACGATCCACAACCGCCCGCCCTACACGATCGCCGTGCCGACGGACGGCCCGGTGCGGACGGTCGCCGATCTTGCCGGCAGGAGGCTCGTCTCGCACCCGCAGGACGCGGCGCTTCTGCTCTTCCCGGAATTCTGCCGCGCCACCGGGCTCGATCCCGACAGCGTCGACATCACGATTTCCGAGGAAACCCATGTCGAACTGTCCAGGCAGATGATGGACGGCAAGTGGGACGGCATCTTCGGCTTCGTGAACACGATCAACTCCCAGGCGATCGAGGCGGGGATCGAACCGGCGACGGCGCTGCGCCACTTCACCTGGCACGAACACGTCCCCGCGCTTTACGGCGGCGCGGTGCTGGTCACGCGGCCGTTCCTTGCCGCGCATCCGCAGGCCGTGGCGGGGCTGGTGCGGGCGATCAACAAGGGGCTGAAGGACGCCATCGCCGATACCGACGCGGCCATCGAGGCCGTCGCCCGGCGCAACCCCGGCATCGACCGCAAGGCGAACCGGGAACGCCTGGTGGGCACGATCGGGCTGGAAATGGGCCATCCGGACGGGTTGCGGGACGGACTGGGCGATGCCGACGACGCGCGGCTTGCGGGGATCGCCCGACTGATCTGCGAGACGAAGGGCTACCCGGCGCCGCCGCCGCAACCGCACGAGATCTTCCGCCGCGAATTCCTGCCGCCGCAGGGCGAACGGGCGCGCGTGCCCGCCCGCTAG
- the uraD gene encoding 2-oxo-4-hydroxy-4-carboxy-5-ureidoimidazoline decarboxylase produces the protein MTKLGELNRANPDEVVHLVEPLIERAPAIARRVAARRPFTSTEDLCQAIRAELLNLGEADRIALFRAHPELAPDNPLAMTAESQQEQGRLNLTSGRTAHRDELADLNARYRDKFGFPFIVALVRHADMNSVLREFRARLAQGRDAEIDTAINEIATVSAARVKTAFG, from the coding sequence ATGACCAAGCTCGGTGAACTCAATCGCGCCAACCCGGACGAGGTCGTCCATCTGGTCGAGCCGCTGATCGAGCGGGCGCCGGCGATCGCCCGGCGGGTCGCGGCGCGGCGCCCCTTCACGAGCACGGAGGATCTCTGCCAGGCGATCAGGGCCGAATTGCTGAACCTCGGCGAGGCGGACCGGATCGCGCTGTTCCGGGCGCACCCGGAACTGGCACCGGACAATCCGCTGGCCATGACGGCCGAGTCGCAGCAGGAACAGGGCCGCCTGAACCTGACCTCGGGCAGGACCGCGCACCGCGACGAGCTTGCCGACCTGAACGCGCGCTACCGCGACAAGTTCGGATTTCCCTTCATCGTCGCCCTTGTCCGTCATGCCGACATGAACAGCGTGCTGCGCGAGTTCCGCGCGCGGCTGGCGCAGGGGCGCGACGCGGAAATCGACACCGCCATCAACGAGATCGCCACGGTAAGCGCGGCCAGGGTGAAGACGGCGTTCGGATAG
- a CDS encoding tripartite tricarboxylate transporter TctB family protein — protein sequence MTSESETRDDPAGGGGEEHSALGWGGEIGGAMLLVLSIIFMIGGWQLGLGVPTRLGTGAFPFITGAVLAILSAVICIEERRGDGIADTPDWIAFLAISGALAVFASTAARIGLVPATFLTVVVASLPDRRLPFRGKAVLGAIVSVGCWLVFIELLNLPFKPFMGF from the coding sequence ATGACTTCGGAAAGCGAGACGCGGGACGACCCCGCCGGCGGCGGCGGGGAAGAGCACAGCGCCCTGGGCTGGGGCGGCGAGATCGGCGGCGCGATGCTGCTGGTGCTCAGCATCATCTTCATGATTGGCGGATGGCAGCTTGGCCTTGGCGTGCCGACGCGGCTCGGCACCGGCGCCTTCCCCTTCATCACCGGCGCGGTGCTGGCGATCCTCTCCGCGGTGATCTGCATCGAGGAGCGGCGCGGCGACGGCATTGCCGACACGCCGGACTGGATCGCCTTCCTCGCCATTTCCGGTGCGCTGGCGGTCTTTGCCTCCACCGCCGCCCGCATCGGCCTGGTGCCCGCGACCTTCCTCACCGTGGTCGTCGCCAGCCTACCCGACCGCCGGCTTCCGTTTCGCGGCAAAGCGGTACTGGGCGCCATCGTCTCGGTCGGCTGCTGGCTCGTCTTCATCGAGCTGCTGAACCTTCCGTTCAAGCCATTCATGGGGTTCTAG
- a CDS encoding tripartite tricarboxylate transporter permease: MDILANFGHGLMVALEPANLMYCFIGVFIGTFIGVLPGIGSMAAIAMILPLTFYLDPTPAIVMIAGVFYGAEYGGSTASILLNVPGTPAASITAIEGYQLAKKGRAGVALFSTATASFGGGMIGMVVIAVLSPSLAKLALSFGPPDYFAVILLGLIAASAVSNGGALKGIAMVVAGLMLGTMGIDLTTGDLRFTMGIPELRDGINIVVVAMGLFGVTELIASIRSAAKGDNSQTVDYSDFYPSKEEWKSLVGPILRGGSIGSFIGALPGTGQTIAAALAYALEKKVSPQRAKFGTGVVPGVAVPEAANNSATQTAFIPTLTLGVPGSPPMAIVIGALMIYGITPGPRLLVEQPDMFWGLVASFLVGNILLLILNIPLIGMWVRLLRIPYKYMYPTIIVLICMGVYSLNNNVFDIWLTLVIGAAGYVMRLFRFEPAPLLLGFVLGPLMEEQLRRSMLLSRGDPMVFLQRPISATLIAVTAGILIFALYKTERNRRRARAEAQAIQQEEKTT, from the coding sequence ATGGACATCCTTGCAAACTTTGGGCATGGCCTGATGGTCGCGCTGGAACCCGCGAACCTGATGTACTGCTTCATCGGGGTCTTCATCGGCACCTTCATCGGCGTCCTGCCCGGGATCGGGTCGATGGCGGCCATCGCCATGATCCTGCCACTGACCTTCTACCTCGACCCGACACCGGCGATCGTGATGATCGCGGGCGTGTTCTACGGTGCCGAATATGGCGGTTCCACCGCGTCGATCCTGCTCAACGTGCCGGGAACGCCGGCGGCCTCCATCACCGCGATCGAGGGCTATCAGCTGGCCAAGAAGGGGCGCGCGGGCGTCGCGCTCTTCTCGACGGCGACGGCGTCCTTCGGCGGCGGCATGATCGGCATGGTCGTCATCGCGGTCCTGTCGCCGTCGCTGGCCAAGCTCGCCCTGTCCTTCGGCCCGCCGGACTATTTCGCGGTGATCCTGCTCGGCCTGATCGCCGCCTCGGCCGTCAGCAACGGCGGCGCGCTGAAGGGGATCGCGATGGTCGTCGCGGGCCTCATGCTCGGCACCATGGGCATCGACCTGACGACCGGCGACCTGCGCTTCACGATGGGCATCCCCGAACTGCGCGACGGCATCAACATCGTCGTCGTCGCCATGGGCCTGTTCGGCGTGACCGAGCTGATCGCGTCGATCCGTTCCGCCGCCAAGGGCGACAACTCCCAGACCGTCGACTACAGCGACTTCTACCCGTCGAAGGAAGAGTGGAAGTCGCTTGTCGGCCCGATCCTGCGCGGCGGCTCGATCGGTTCGTTCATCGGCGCCCTGCCCGGCACCGGCCAGACCATCGCCGCCGCCCTCGCCTATGCGCTGGAAAAGAAAGTGTCGCCGCAGCGCGCGAAATTCGGAACCGGCGTCGTGCCCGGCGTGGCCGTCCCCGAGGCGGCCAACAACTCGGCGACGCAGACCGCGTTCATTCCGACGCTGACGCTCGGCGTGCCGGGAAGCCCGCCGATGGCCATCGTGATCGGCGCCCTGATGATCTACGGCATCACGCCGGGTCCGCGGCTGCTGGTCGAACAGCCGGACATGTTCTGGGGGCTGGTGGCCAGCTTCCTCGTCGGCAACATCCTGCTGCTGATCCTCAACATCCCGCTCATCGGGATGTGGGTCCGGCTGCTGCGGATCCCCTACAAGTACATGTATCCGACGATCATCGTGCTGATCTGCATGGGCGTCTACAGCCTTAACAACAACGTCTTCGACATCTGGCTGACACTTGTCATCGGGGCGGCGGGCTATGTCATGCGCCTGTTCCGCTTCGAACCGGCGCCGCTGCTTCTGGGCTTCGTGCTGGGGCCGCTGATGGAAGAACAGCTGCGCCGCTCGATGTTGCTGTCGCGCGGCGATCCGATGGTGTTCCTGCAGCGTCCGATCAGCGCCACGCTGATCGCGGTGACGGCCGGGATCCTGATCTTCGCGCTCTACAAGACCGAAAGAAACCGCCGCCGCGCCCGCGCGGAGGCACAAGCGATCCAACAGGAGGAGAAAACCACATGA